A segment of the Gossypium hirsutum isolate 1008001.06 chromosome D10, Gossypium_hirsutum_v2.1, whole genome shotgun sequence genome:
gaaagcgtgcttggtaatttatctttaccagacaatgcttttagcaatccttgttgaaccagcactgcccgcatcttgatgcgccataaactgaaactatttttcccggtaaatttctcgacatcatacttagtcgatgaaacacttgtagccataatttggaacctttgaatgaatgataatattttcttcctgatgtgaaagatcagacaaagctgcagtcacagggcaattcagaaaatattatcactccttcaactacgctctgataccaatttgttgcggaaaggatcgattcgagaactccgatatgactacaagtaaattgaccggaacgaaaaataaagtgaacacaaggatttacgtggttcggctttaatgcctacgtccacgggcagaggcgaaaagaaatttcactataacaagatgaagattacaagtgttttacactcaagacacaacccgagaacctcacaactctcaacccctatagaaaacccgaaagctaaaatcctagctttcaaagaacaagctttgctctctcttggtttgggatgatcaatatggctaatgaacctctctatttataagagagttcaaggacataattgtccaaaactttggcaaagatttgtggttgaaaatggacaccaacaaccatccactaaaccactaccaccaacaacccactaccaacaacaacaatccactaccaattttaagccatttcttaacatagTATAACTTCAAGTATCTCAAATGTTGGAGATTACCAATTTCAGTCGACACACGCCACCACTTATTGCCCCATTTTGCAAGAGTCAACACCCTTAAAAATTTGAAGCTTCTGTATTTTGAAATGCATAAATCTGGCCATCCCTCCTTCTGAGAAAACAACAAAGAGCGTAATTTTGGATGCTCTCccttaaaattcaaataatatatcTCTCCACTAGGATGAATAGCAATTCTTCGTAGCATAGATTATGCCAATGTCACTCCAGGTACAAGCGGTGGATGTTGAATAATTTCCAAGAACTTCTGCTCCCTTGCTTTCTTCGTGCACAAGTCCCTCAAGAGATCATGTACTCGACATGTCTCCACATTTGTTCCTGTATAGTCTCGCCTGCTAACTTGAACCAAGCTCCTATCTATAAGCTCTTCTAGGAATATTTCGCCTAAATCCTCCATGAAGAATTCTTCGTTTTCCGGAATGAAACCTTCAGCGATCCATAAACGAATGAGTTCTTTTTTCGGTATCTCCCAATCTTCTGGATAATGACTAAGATACAAAAAGCAGGGTTTTAAAGGATAAGGCAAGTCATTGTAGCTTGAAACCAAAATTCGGTTCACTGCACCATATTGACGATCTTGGTGTGGGAGCTCATTTAAGTGTCCATGGATGTTTTTATGAACCATCTCCCTTGAGCCACGGACTGTTTTGTTGCCAGCAAGCAACCCAACACAACAATTGCTAAAGGCAAGCCTCCACATTTTTTCACCATCTCTTTTCCAAGCTTCACAAATTCTTCTGAGCAGCATTGAGAACCCATTTTGCTCCGTGGGAATGCTTTCTTACACAGAAGATTCCAACTTTCATCATCCGTAAGAAATGAGAGCTCCATGGGAGTGTTGCAAGAATCGGCTCGTGAAGCCACATTCCTGTTGCGTGTTGTGAACAATATTTTGCTTCCCTTTCTTCCTCGTGGAAAAGCAGGTTTAAGAATATCCCAGTCCTCGCTTCTCCAAATATCATCGAGGACCACCAAATACCGCTTTTCTTTCAAAGCATCAAAATGCGTTCTCCTCAGCTCAATCTCGTCCATTTTCTCAATTTTCTCTCGTTCATCGTTAGAAGGAGAGAGAACTTTCTTCAAGACACTAAGCAAAACTTCTCTCGGCTTACATTGTTGAGAGATAGAAAACCAAGCCAAGAAATCAAAATGGCGTCTCACATCAACATGATTATATACTTTTCTGGCAAGAGTTGTCTTACCGAGGCCCCCCATTCCGACTATGGGAACCACGGCGTGGGGTCTATCTTCTTCAAACATCAACATGGTCATGACATCCTTCGTGCTAACTTCCAAGCTAACAACGTCCTCTTCCTCGACATGTGAGTATGTCCTTCTAAACTGTTGCTGCACCTTGAAAATTGAGCTAGAGCCTTCTCCATCATCGGGTATTTCAAAAGCTGGAAGATTCTCGGAAATGTTTTGGAGCTTGGTCTTGATTGCTTTGACCTGCAACCCAATTTTGTTCAGATGATAAGGTTTGGTGAAAATGGAGGTGAATCTCTTGACAATCCCTTGAAAACCTCGTTGATATGCTGTTTTAAGAATAAAAGAGTCGATGACATCTTCAGCATCATAAGCAAGATTTCTGATTTCCGACACCCGATTCTGGAAACGCGCATCTTGTTCAAGATTGCGATCCGCGTCCTTCAAGAAACACTGCATTCGCTTCAGTTCAGCCCTTAGGCTCTCAACTTGATCTTTTACATCTTTGAGGAAGACAgcttcatggatgagtaaatctGAAATTCTTTCAACAGCTAAGGACACAATAGCCTCTTCCATTTCTCCTGCTGGTCCAGAACAGATTCCACAAACTGATCTGCAAGTATTAGTagaatattttatgtattagtgGAGAAGTATTTCTCTTTATCAGAAGTTTTGAAGAGCTGTTTTTGGGTGTGAGGTTGGTAATTACTGTTCTTTGGACAGCAAATAGctaaacttattattattattatggaacgtaactttttttaaataaaataacatatattcaaACTTAACATGTGGATAACCCTTGTTCTAAATTAGTTGAAGCGATCTTGTTTCAATTTTAAACACTTCATATTTCCTTAATGCCATCGACTAACCACATAACTAATTACTATTAGCATCTTTAATGACTCCTCCAATTGCAACCGAGTGAGCGCTAGACGAAATTGCACCATCTGTATTAAGTTTAATCTAACCACTTTCCGGAACTAACCATTTTGAATAAAAAGCCATAGAATTCGAATGGAACATAGCCATTGAGAGCGGTGAATAACTTCTTTACCAACTGATATCTATATCTACCACATCCTGAACAGAGCTATAACTATCGGAAAGCACAAACATATTCTTGTTTTTCTATAAtaaccaaaatatttttattgattaataataatatttataaataagcTATAGAGTGAATCAAATTTACTTTGATATCAATAGATGTTGATTTAATAATgaaaaattcataacaattataaaataatttcttccaATTAAAAAGCAATTTTTAAAAAGGACAAAAAGAAAACTCGCTTTTTTTTCTTATATCTTTTTAAGAAAGAAAAGGTTAGGTGGACACAAAATTCCAAAAGCACAAGAGATTTTCCACATTGAAAACAAAAGCTGTTTTCAATTTCCACACTGGATTCCACACAAAATCGATCAAGTAAAATGGCATGTGAAGAAAAGTTATAATCACTCTCATTAGTAGGCCAACCCTCATAACAGTCATTTCTCATAACTGATTGGATAAGGGTGAGTTTAGATCGGCGATTTATTTATTTgctgttagtgtaaaaacagtggtggcgatgagattaaatactgtagcAATACTGTAGCGTAAGATAAAATGTAAGTTAATCACACTGCACCGCACTGCATTGCACCTAATCGCCTATCCAAACCCACCTGAAGACCAAAAGAAAAAAGGTTTGTTACTTGGGTAAATTATACTTAAGGTCACTAAATtgttaataaatttatgttttgatcatttaactttaaaagtaataaaatgatgattaaactatttgaaggtttttattttagtcactgatctattcaacaatttttatttaagtcattagagtactattagttttttttaaaaagtctgtcTAGCTAGGTTAAAGCGACAATTCGATGAATGGTACAATGGATCAATACTCATCCATGAGTAGAATAACATATACTAGATCAAGTCAATTTGATGGTTGGTGCCGAAGAACGGAAAACAAAACTATTTAGATTTGGATTCGTAGATACGTGACATTTgaaattgtttcatgaaaaaaaaacttaaactatAGAAAAGCAGGGGTAGAAGAGTTAGCGGATAAACAATGAAGGCCATATATATAGTAGTGATTTTAACAACTTAATGACTTAAAGAatacttttgaataatttagtgacaattttgtaactttttaatattaaatgactaaaacataaacttactagtagtttaatgaatttgaatttagTTTACTccaattatttatcatttttactGTGTTGTTTTTTGATACATTACCTAAATTACCCATCAGTAAACTTCACAATTCCAAAAAGTGAAGGAACGCGTTTATTAACGTTCAAACCCATGTCCTTCAATTCTTTTTTGCCCGgccaatataaaaattttatccagAACGAAAGGACGACTTGGAAAACAACAGTACAAAAGAATGTTgaaagaaaataggaaaaaaattgagaaaataaaacaatcacgatttttttttaattttaatggtgaaaaaaaaggttttaagaagagaaatttatttatttgaggGAGTtccatatataatttaaatttagaatttcaaAGTTCATAACAACTCAATCTTATCCGTGAAAAAATAGTTGTTCAATAATTTTTACTTGGTTTGTTCCTACAACCGTTATATTAGAGTTTATCATGTATGGATCCATGTTTGTTCTTCTTTTAGGGTGGGTTCGGATGGGCAGTAGAGTACGGTGCAGCGGTGCAATACGTTTGGTTTATTTTTGTCTCACGTTAAAGTGtcgttacagtatctaatctcaccgccacctcTATTATTACACTAACACTAGGTAAACGCACCGCTCATCTAAACGCACCATTAATTTATCACATATGATCGtccctttcctttcccttttataGATAGTAAGAGGTGTTTATTGGTTCGAATTAagtttatgtttatttaaaattgatcTAGTTTAGTAACTTATTTTGTTATGTCCATTTATATTTATAACAGGCATATGTTAGTCTATTTTAAACCTAtaatttttgaatatatattattattaatttaatatttaatatttttaataatattttttattaaaattgaaatttatacaatattttttatgtttaaataaaatttatacaaaactcTAAAGTGGGTTAGgtttagaggtgatcatgggttgggctactTAGCCCGACCCGACGGCCCGTCCGAAAAAtaagagggttcgggtaaaaatataggcccgaaatatgagtttgggcaaaaaaagatGCCCTTTTTCTAAATGGGCTAGGCCTCgaggtaaaacttttttggcccgagcccaacccaaattatatattaaatataaatttgttatttttaatcaaaCATACATCTAATTCTAGTTGGTTGATTATATTTTACAGGTTTTTTATGCTATTTtagtgttgtaaaatttaatatgggtaTGGTGGaatcaagttttttatttttatttttaccttaGTCCATTTTTTagatcttgttttttttttcttttgagaaataaaaatagatGCCATGAAACTTGAAAATTAAATACAACCTCTGCATGGGTACTACGCATCCTACTCTCCTACATCCGTTAATCGGTGGATTAGTTCTTAATTAATGCAAAAGTTGTATCATACTCAATTCCTACGGGACTTTAATCATCCGGCCTAAAAGAAACAAAGAGACAATCTAAAAGAATCAAACCCTAAAAATCAACTACATCCTaatttttagggaaaaaaaaaCCCTATCAATTTCTCCAACTACATCCGGACTTTAttcagtttttttatatatataagatggacgtttgagcttaaataaataattgaacTCATAAATAGaggctttttttataaaaataactcaaaaattttgattatttatgaaattaatctatttttttatttaacatgtAAATGATCTAAAATCTGTGGTAAAAGTTGGTGGAGTCAAAGAGTTTGACGTCACCAACATACCACGTCAGTAATCcagataaaaatttatttttttggtagAACCATGTAAAATGACGTCACctgtataaataataaaaaaatacagctatttttaaaaaaattgggggaccttaaaaaaacttttttttttcctggTAAAGCTAAATAATTTGACGctaccaatttctaaaattaccTGCATCATCCATTTTTGAAATGTCGTTATTTTATGTCATttatgtatttaataaaaataaataatcaaattttttaaattattttttataaaaaagcctTAATAGATAATTCATCGATTACCAAATCAATCAACCTATTCAATCAAACAAGACAGGTTTTAGCCTCACTCGGAAAAGCCACAGTCCACTCCCGTAGAGCAGccaaaacatatttaattattcaaaagcCGTGTGCCGTTCGACTAAAACAAATTTCCAAATCAAGaagcaattttttaaaataaaaacaaaattgcttgTAGAAAAAGCTTTAGGTGGACACAAAATTCCAAAAGCGCCAACAGATTTTCCACACATTGGGAATAAAACTTGTTTGCAATTTCTACATTGGCAGCCATACAATAAAATGGTAGGAAACTGACCCAAGGCGATCCAATATGATTAGCAACAGAAAGACTTAATATCTTTTGAACTCTTAAATATTATTCCTCAACATTAAATATGAGTCAACCTAAGTGCCTCATTATTTTCAATAAACTTCTTATTTACCATCATGCGCTTCAAAGTTTcaatatttttttgaagaaaagcTTTGGCACAGGAGAAAACAACTTTTTTAACAAGGGTATGTATACCATTTCATCACAAATTGCCTTAAACATTCCAACTTGAATACTACATTTGGAATTACAGAGTCATAATGGCATTAGAGGTACAAAGTGTGTAAATTCTTCAACTAATTTCCAATAGCCCATGGCAAGAGTATTTTGAGTTTGCATCTTAACCTCAAATGATGGAGATTACAAATTTCACTTGACACATGCCACTCCTCAACATTCCTCGTAAGTTTCAAGAATAGAAAACTAACGTGAAATTCAGAAATTGAAAGGGAAAGTTTGAAACAAAAAGAATCAACAGAGGTAGAAAAAAACTAGCAGCAACAAAACTAATGTGAAAACAAAAGAAGAGTGGAAAACATGGGAAAGTGGGGAAGTTGGACATATGGGATGGAGAGACGTGGGAgaattttggagaaatatttttaattaattttttcttaaaaaatattatcctaaccaacataattttttttgataacCTATCAATTTATTCATAATTCGAATTTAACTAAACCGCTAACACATGGGCAGCACATTTAGGGAGTTCCAAAATTAATTTTTGCTTTATAAGGATTCAAACACGAGATCTCTAAGCAAGCTGAAACTTTATTATTAAACTAGTAAATTCattcttattaataattaataaaaataatatataatctaaatATTCAAGGATAGGGGATGgaacaaaaataacaaattaaaaaaaaaaaagatttaccGTAACTTTTGTTTCATCAGTATGCTTGTCTCATATCAGAGTAAAACTGCTTACAAATGTGAGGCTAAGATTTTTACGTTTCAGAAACATGTATATAAATGCTTCTCGGTTGGTCGAAAATGAAGCATATAACACGGTTATCTTAGTACATAGAGTTCCCTGAATTTACTACATTTCGATTTGTGTAACCTTATTAAAACAAGTCTTCAATATGAGTCCCTactttgttgttattgtttataGGAAGAATAAATTATGTGAAACTCAACTTTCTTAAGCACCCTAACTTTTGTGAATTTAGATTAAAAGGGAGTTTAATTCACAAAATATTTGATTAACCTGACAATTAGTGCATTACTAGATATGTTACAGTACCGCGTTTGGTTCAAGGTAAAAGTTGAAATAATTCTAGACTCAAAGATATTTGATTATCGGTTTGTTCTTAGTATATAGTAAATGAGTAAAAAGTTTTGATTAAAAAAACTTTATGgaattattaatatcattaattaaacagttaaaaattttaaaatgattaatgtcgactctttttataaaatattcgGGTGGGGATTGGTataaatctgttaaaaaaatttaatattcatcATTCCACTTAAGTCAAGATTAATATAAATCTGTTTTATACATTTTGTTATAAGAAAACGCACATATTTTTGTTAtgtcatataaatatacatgttATATGTTTTGATTAACATTGTATcatctaatttttaattgaaatagtgAGTTGTAAATTTAAAGGGGTtgttttactatttaaataaTGAATCTAACCATTTAACATCTATTGAGTTATTTAGAATTTCTTTCTTcggtttaaattgattaatttcaattaaatagATGCAAATGAAGAACCAATTAATAAGaagataaatttttgaaaaaataagcaaattgggAGGCCGGAAGCCAGCATTAGATATATAGCAAACAATCACTTCATTCAAAGCTCATACTATATGGCAATCCAATTcttataaaaaatacatacacaCACTTAATGAAATTAGATATCTGGGCAAAGTGCATTCCAGTGCTGATTTGGTAAACCTACATCAAGAAAAAAAATGGTATGTATATATCATCATCTCTTatgtataataattaaaaatatgaaatcataaaacgatattaaaaatttagtttttctagaaatatattcaaaattcttacttttttatattttaattataatttttatggtaATTAAAGATATATTCTTCTATTCTGTTATTTTATCAATATTATATCAATCTCTGACTCtatgagtgaaaaagaaaagaaaaaagagcctaaaaattattattttatagaaataaatacCTCACGTGATGTTGGCTCCTATTATTTTGGGATCAAATTATGTGGATGGAGGGAATGTGGCGCACTTTATAGAAATCCTCTCCTTCTCTTCCATCTATCACTTCAATCCTTTCTTCCAATGACGAAGGTAGTCCTCTTAAATTCAATTCTTGGAGAGTAGTAATGTACCTCAATCCTTCTGGAAACATCCTTAAACTCTCAACGTTGACCAACTCCAATTCTCGAAGGCATGGCATTGAACCTTCTTCTATTTCCCACTCCTCCAACTCAAATAACCAAGACATTTGAAGATAATCAAGTTTAGGAaatattggaacccacccattgtttgaaaagtcaaaaagggtgggcactgaaagtagaaagtaaaattggttggcaagttgggttaaaagttggcatgggataattgcaattttggtccctaattgtatagggacattgcaagttgatccttgaacctcaactataaataggcctaaccatttcttactttcttcatcccacacttgccattctctacttaaggcaattgttctctctccctatttgtaaactttcacttgtatttttggagtgaaatatatttggtagtgcccgaggacgtaggcaaaatttgctgaacctcgttaaaattctagtgttctttatttttgttctgcatattttgcaagtgttattgtagtgatttattgtgctattaaattacgatagagggatattctggctaggaaagatctggtatgtaagcgatcctcgtgatccacctctctttcttgggaattgaacttagtgtgatttttcaatacaataattttactctttcacacgcttccgcgcaacaattggta
Coding sequences within it:
- the LOC121222141 gene encoding disease resistance protein RPP8, which encodes MEEAIVSLAVERISDLLIHEAVFLKDVKDQVESLRAELKRMQCFLKDADRNLEQDARFQNRVSEIRNLAYDAEDVIDSFILKTAYQRGFQGIVKRFTSIFTKPYHLNKIGLQVKAIKTKLQNISENLPAFEIPDDGEGSSSIFKVQQQFRRTYSHVEEEDVVSLEVSTKDVMTMLMFEEDRPHAVVPIVGMGGLGKTTLARKVYNHVDVRRHFDFLAWFSISQQCKPREVLLSVLKKVLSPSNDEREKIEKMDEIELRRTHFDALKEKRYLVVLDDIWRSEDWDILKPAFPRGRKGSKILFTTRNRNVASRADSCNTPMELSFLTDDESWNLLCKKAFPRSKMGSQCCSEEFVKLGKEMVKKCGGLPLAIVVLGCLLATKQSVAQGRCHYPEDWEIPKKELIRLWIAEGFIPENEEFFMEDLGEIFLEELIDRSLVQVSRRDYTGTNVETCRVHDLLRDLCTKKAREQKLKNLYTLYIKFCDDIVIPDGFTSKNIETLKFIEVDEKAIENNAVLRWTNIQSLGIAFTRAEYVKPTLILLAKLQRLRSVSLRFSDGSHLDLEPLSQYYHLSKLKLLGPIKDEPHPNGHVLKFLPSNIVKLTLVDCELSQDPMAVLEKLCHLRILHLKRAYIGSKMVCSENGFPKLDYLQMSSLFELEEWEIEEGAMPCLRELELVKVESLRMLPEGLRYITTLEESNLRLMPSSLEERIKVIDGREGEDFYKVRHIPSIHIIN